Proteins found in one Erythrobacter sp. KY5 genomic segment:
- the rpoZ gene encoding DNA-directed RNA polymerase subunit omega, with protein sequence MARVTVEDCVDKVPNRFDLVLLAAQRAREISGGSELTLDRDRDKNPVVALREIAEQTIKPKELHESLVTGLQKILPDDEDDADEIGSLSQSAEALRITASAPTRSTSIGADYDG encoded by the coding sequence ATGGCACGCGTTACCGTTGAAGATTGTGTCGACAAGGTTCCCAACCGCTTCGACCTCGTCCTGCTCGCCGCACAGCGTGCGCGCGAAATTTCGGGCGGTAGCGAGCTTACGCTTGATCGCGACCGGGACAAGAATCCGGTCGTTGCCCTTCGCGAGATTGCCGAACAGACGATCAAGCCCAAGGAACTGCACGAATCGCTCGTCACCGGCCTGCAGAAGATCCTGCCGGACGATGAAGACGATGCCGATGAGATCGGTTCGCTGAGCCAGTCGGCTGAAGCGCTGCGTATCACTGCAAGCGCTCCCACCCGTTCGACCTCGATCGGTGCCGATTACGACGGATAA
- a CDS encoding DUF3667 domain-containing protein yields MSDVAEGIGGAIEGALAGKAVEPARGQADYAVATGQDGACPNCGTVAPDNFCPECGQKTHIHRTLSAIAHDLVHGVLHLDGKLWRTLPLLTLRPGELTRRYIEGERAYFVSPMSMFLFSVFSMFAIFQIVGISTPSTFDDQVGMEQVETSLSNAIENNERTLRDIEADLASDTLDENDRQALEARKAEVLEELDGLGRVAELPFIDTSKPEIEVQPDGTRVIPMDRDGNARMSMSETGITWLDEGLAKKWQENPGLMLYKLQANAYKFSWLLIPLSIPFVWLIFAWKRRFGAYDHAIFITYSLSFMSLMFIALSVLGAAGVALPPLVLAGMIIPPIHLYKHLRYAYGIGRFSAFWRLMVLSIFIWVVIGLFLQTLIMIGAF; encoded by the coding sequence ATGAGCGATGTTGCAGAAGGAATAGGCGGCGCAATCGAAGGGGCGCTTGCTGGCAAGGCGGTCGAGCCTGCGCGCGGTCAGGCCGATTATGCTGTTGCGACCGGTCAGGATGGAGCGTGCCCGAATTGCGGCACCGTCGCGCCGGACAATTTCTGTCCGGAATGCGGGCAGAAAACCCACATTCACCGCACCCTTTCCGCCATTGCTCACGACCTTGTGCATGGCGTCCTTCACCTTGACGGGAAGCTTTGGCGCACTCTGCCGCTTCTGACCTTGAGGCCGGGCGAGTTGACCCGGCGCTATATCGAGGGAGAGCGCGCTTACTTCGTCAGTCCGATGTCGATGTTCCTGTTCAGCGTGTTTTCGATGTTTGCGATCTTCCAGATCGTCGGCATCTCGACACCGAGCACGTTCGATGATCAGGTCGGCATGGAGCAGGTGGAAACCTCGTTATCGAATGCGATCGAGAACAATGAGCGCACGCTGCGCGATATCGAAGCCGACCTTGCATCGGACACCTTGGACGAAAACGACCGGCAAGCTCTCGAGGCTCGAAAAGCGGAGGTGTTGGAGGAACTCGACGGTCTGGGCCGTGTGGCCGAACTCCCTTTCATCGACACGTCGAAGCCCGAAATCGAAGTCCAGCCCGACGGCACTCGGGTCATTCCGATGGACAGGGACGGCAATGCCCGGATGAGCATGAGCGAGACAGGGATCACTTGGCTCGACGAAGGGTTGGCAAAGAAGTGGCAGGAAAACCCAGGCCTGATGCTCTACAAGCTTCAGGCGAATGCCTACAAGTTCAGCTGGTTGCTGATCCCGCTATCGATACCTTTCGTGTGGCTGATCTTTGCGTGGAAGCGCCGTTTCGGGGCCTATGACCATGCGATCTTCATCACCTATTCGCTCAGCTTCATGTCGCTGATGTTCATCGCCCTGTCGGTCCTCGGCGCGGCAGGCGTGGCACTGCCCCCGCTCGTTCTGGCCGGAATGATCATCCCGCCGATCCATCTCTACAAGCACCTTCGTTACGCTTACGGGATTGGCCGCTTCTCGGCATTCTGGCGGCTGATGGTGCTCAGCATTTTTATCTGGGTGGTGATCGGACTTTTCCTCCAGACGCTGATCATGATCGGGGCATTTTGA
- a CDS encoding phosphatidylserine/phosphatidylglycerophosphate/cardiolipin synthase family protein: MARENPTDPLDKECVDYCDPDPFEVSAQRHHFKFFPRGKDRLEALLKHIQDARETLDVFYYMFQDDVSGTKVRDALAEAASRGVDVSLVVDDFGTDAAPTFFEPIVEAGGRFSIFSADWNVRYLVRNHQKFAIADNTRVMTGGSNVSDHYFAVPADNGWCDLGVLIEGPVAQRFTEWFKLIKDWTESDGSQFRRVRQMIRDWDSGEDGVQLLMGGPLIRRSHWSYAFKKDLSKARRLDVVTAYFGPPRSFRRAIAKVARRGKVRLIAAGKSDLDGTIAVARMFYKRLIKAGAAIFEFQPCKLHMKLLVVDDASYFGSANLDRRSVRINIELMVRVEDEALAARLREFMDGLQEQSVAADRQWYKQHSSFLKRLRWRLFHWISLADYRAARAAASA; this comes from the coding sequence ATGGCACGAGAGAACCCCACTGACCCGCTGGACAAAGAATGCGTCGATTATTGCGATCCCGATCCGTTTGAGGTGTCAGCCCAGCGGCACCATTTCAAATTCTTCCCGCGCGGCAAGGACCGCCTCGAGGCATTGCTGAAGCATATCCAGGATGCACGTGAGACGCTCGATGTGTTCTACTACATGTTTCAGGACGATGTGTCCGGAACCAAGGTGCGCGATGCGTTGGCCGAGGCGGCGTCCCGGGGCGTCGACGTGTCGCTCGTCGTGGATGATTTCGGCACGGATGCAGCGCCGACATTCTTCGAGCCGATCGTTGAGGCCGGCGGCCGTTTTTCGATCTTCTCGGCTGACTGGAACGTGCGCTATCTTGTGCGCAATCATCAGAAGTTTGCGATTGCCGATAACACGCGGGTGATGACCGGAGGCTCGAATGTCTCCGACCATTATTTCGCCGTGCCTGCCGATAATGGCTGGTGCGACCTGGGAGTCTTGATCGAAGGTCCGGTCGCGCAGCGATTCACCGAATGGTTCAAACTTATCAAGGACTGGACCGAAAGCGACGGTTCGCAGTTCCGCCGTGTACGCCAAATGATCCGCGACTGGGACTCGGGAGAGGATGGCGTGCAGCTGTTAATGGGAGGGCCGTTGATCCGGCGCTCACACTGGTCCTACGCGTTCAAGAAGGACCTAAGCAAGGCACGCCGCCTCGACGTCGTGACCGCCTATTTCGGTCCTCCCCGCAGCTTCCGGCGAGCAATCGCAAAGGTTGCCAGGCGCGGGAAGGTGCGGCTGATCGCGGCAGGCAAATCGGACCTCGACGGTACGATCGCAGTCGCTCGAATGTTTTACAAGCGGCTGATCAAGGCGGGTGCTGCGATTTTTGAATTTCAGCCCTGCAAACTGCATATGAAGCTGCTTGTTGTCGACGATGCGAGTTACTTTGGCAGCGCCAATCTCGACCGCCGTTCCGTGCGGATCAATATTGAACTCATGGTTCGCGTCGAGGATGAAGCGCTCGCCGCCCGGCTTCGAGAATTCATGGATGGGTTACAGGAGCAAAGCGTCGCTGCCGATCGCCAGTGGTACAAGCAGCATTCAAGCTTTCTCAAGCGGCTGCGCTGGCGTCTGTTCCACTGGATTAGCCTCGCCGATTACCGCGCCGCCCGCGCGGCAGCATCGGCCTAA
- a CDS encoding replicative DNA helicase, translated as MANPEPIRPVNDQNDGVDGARKLPSNLEAEAAFLGAVLIDNRVLEELQTPIRPHHFFEPLHERIFDRILKMIERNATASPVTLRPHFEADEALKELGGPKYLAQLTANGSGLLAPRELAQQIYDLALLRELVSVGRGLVEGALDTSEETDPMDRISQAEADLFKVAEGAATGNEASSFRDASLTAIKMVEAAMNSGGGLSGKTTGLETIDQKTAGLHDSDLIILAGRPGMGKTSLATNIAFNCAEEHLNWQRDGGEHNYGAPTAFFSLEMSADQLATRILAEQSEVSSEALRSGSLTRDDFQKLSFASQRLAELPLYIDDTPALTIGGLRTRARRLKRRHDIGLIVVDYLQLLQGSGRANDNRVNEISEISRGLKTLAKELSVPVIALSQLSRAVEQRDDKKPMLSDLRESGSIEQDADMVWFIYRADYYKEAVRPDMPNPDGSSSPEVQDKYAQWEAEYLEVKNKATLIVAKQRHGSTGNVPLHFQSEITKFTSPNMRDYSSYGIDG; from the coding sequence ATGGCAAATCCCGAACCGATCCGACCCGTGAACGACCAGAACGATGGCGTCGATGGCGCGCGCAAACTCCCCTCCAACCTCGAAGCGGAGGCGGCGTTTCTGGGCGCGGTCCTGATCGACAATCGGGTCCTTGAAGAATTGCAGACCCCGATCCGCCCCCATCACTTTTTCGAGCCGCTTCACGAACGGATTTTCGACCGAATCCTGAAGATGATCGAGCGCAATGCCACCGCTTCGCCGGTGACCTTGCGTCCGCATTTCGAAGCGGACGAGGCGCTGAAGGAGCTTGGCGGGCCAAAGTATCTCGCGCAGCTGACAGCGAACGGTTCGGGTCTTCTCGCCCCGCGCGAACTGGCACAGCAAATCTACGATCTGGCGCTGCTTCGAGAGCTGGTCAGTGTAGGGCGCGGGCTGGTCGAAGGCGCGCTCGACACATCGGAAGAGACAGATCCGATGGACCGGATCAGCCAAGCCGAAGCCGATCTGTTCAAGGTCGCCGAAGGGGCAGCGACCGGCAACGAAGCGTCAAGTTTCCGCGATGCCTCGCTCACCGCGATCAAGATGGTCGAGGCTGCAATGAATTCGGGCGGAGGCCTGTCGGGCAAGACCACCGGCCTTGAGACCATCGACCAGAAAACCGCAGGTCTGCACGATTCCGACCTCATCATCCTTGCCGGACGACCGGGTATGGGCAAGACCTCGCTTGCGACCAACATTGCCTTCAATTGCGCGGAGGAGCACCTCAACTGGCAGCGCGATGGCGGTGAGCACAATTACGGCGCGCCGACCGCGTTTTTTAGCTTGGAGATGAGCGCGGATCAGCTGGCGACGCGTATTCTTGCAGAACAGTCCGAGGTATCGTCCGAGGCGCTTCGGTCTGGCTCACTTACCCGCGACGATTTTCAGAAGCTGTCGTTCGCCAGCCAGCGCCTTGCCGAGCTGCCGCTTTACATCGACGATACGCCCGCGCTCACCATCGGGGGGCTGCGAACGCGTGCACGGCGATTGAAGCGGCGGCACGATATCGGGTTGATCGTCGTCGACTACCTCCAGCTGCTCCAGGGCTCGGGCCGGGCGAACGACAACCGCGTCAACGAGATTTCGGAGATCAGCCGAGGCCTGAAAACGCTCGCCAAGGAATTAAGTGTGCCGGTGATCGCACTCTCGCAGCTGAGCCGTGCGGTCGAGCAGCGCGATGACAAGAAGCCGATGCTCTCGGATCTGCGCGAATCCGGCTCAATCGAGCAGGACGCAGACATGGTCTGGTTCATCTACCGCGCCGATTACTACAAGGAAGCCGTGCGCCCCGACATGCCCAATCCCGACGGCTCATCCTCGCCTGAAGTGCAGGACAAATATGCGCAGTGGGAGGCAGAGTATCTCGAGGTCAAGAACAAGGCGACGTTGATCGTGGCGAAACAGCGCCACGGTTCGACCGGCAATGTCCCGCTTCACTTCCAGAGCGAGATCACCAAGTTCACCTCGCCCAATATGCGCGATTATTCGAGCTATGGGATCGACGGTTAG
- a CDS encoding ParA family protein, giving the protein MASIAVYSVKGGVGKTTFAVNLAWCAATISRRETLLWDLDASNGSGFLLGIDPKKKRTAESVFEQERKADKLIRKTDYDKLHLLPADESIRTLDRQLDRIGKKKRLAKLAEGLRKEYDRIIFDCPPVMSEISAQVMRAADIVIVPLPPSPLSARALDQVVEEVRGSGKGHPPILPVMSMVDMRRTLHREAREANPKWPVVPLASAIEQCAVERKPVGAFAPRSPAARAFAQLWTAIERKLAKG; this is encoded by the coding sequence ATGGCTTCGATAGCAGTCTATAGTGTCAAAGGAGGAGTTGGAAAAACGACCTTTGCGGTCAACCTCGCATGGTGTGCGGCCACTATCTCGCGTCGCGAAACTCTCCTCTGGGACCTCGACGCGTCCAACGGCTCTGGCTTTCTGTTGGGTATCGACCCCAAGAAAAAGCGCACGGCCGAAAGCGTTTTTGAGCAAGAGCGCAAGGCTGACAAGCTGATCCGCAAGACGGATTACGACAAGCTGCATCTCCTGCCTGCCGATGAAAGCATCCGGACTCTTGATCGCCAGCTGGATCGCATCGGCAAGAAAAAGCGGCTCGCCAAACTGGCAGAGGGCCTGCGCAAGGAGTATGACCGCATCATCTTCGACTGTCCGCCCGTCATGAGCGAGATCAGCGCACAGGTGATGCGCGCAGCCGACATCGTGATCGTGCCCCTGCCTCCCTCCCCGCTTTCTGCGAGGGCGCTCGACCAGGTGGTCGAGGAGGTGCGCGGGTCGGGCAAGGGACACCCGCCGATCCTTCCCGTGATGTCGATGGTCGACATGCGCAGGACACTTCACAGGGAAGCACGCGAAGCCAATCCAAAATGGCCGGTCGTGCCGCTTGCCAGCGCGATTGAGCAGTGTGCGGTCGAAAGAAAGCCTGTCGGTGCGTTTGCCCCGCGCTCTCCCGCAGCGCGCGCATTTGCGCAGCTGTGGACCGCCATTGAGCGCAAACTCGCCAAGGGCTGA